Below is a genomic region from Paenibacillus rhizovicinus.
GATAAGAGTTAGCATTAGCAAGACGACGAGCACAGGAGAGGCGAGTGAGGGGAGTTGAAGCCGTACGTGGTATTTGATTTCGACGGAACGATCGTGCAGTCCAAAATGCTGGCCGTCCGGCTGTTCAACGAACTGTCCGCGAAGTACGGGGGGCGGCAAATCGAGGATGAGGAAATTTCGCGCTTGTCCGACCTCTCGATTCCCGACCGGCTAAAAGCGCTGCAGGTGCCGCTCTACAAGATGCCTGCGCTGGTCATGGAAGGAAAGCGCCGGTATCGGGAGGAACTGTCTAGTCTGCAGCCGGTATCGGGCATACGCGAGGCGTTCGTGCGGCTCAAGGAGAACGGCCATAAACTGGGCATTCTATCCTCCAATACGATGGACAATATTCGGGGCTTTCTTGCGCTTCACGAGCTGGCCGAATTCGACGTCGTTCATTCCGCGACCAATATGTTCGGCAAAGACAAGGCGATTCGGAAAATGGCGCGCAGCCTCGACATAGGCTTGGATCAGCTGGTCTACATCGGGGACGAGCTCCGCGACGTGCAGGCGTGCCGGAAAATAGGCGTGCCGATTATCGCCGTGACCTGGGGGCTTGATTCCGCGGCATTGCTGGCCGAAGCCGGGCCGGATTTCTTGTGCCATTCCGCCGCGGAGCTGTCGGGGCTTATTGCGAAAGGAATCGGGACGCGCGGGTAGCGTCGGGCGAGCGTTCGAGAGCGGAGCGAGAAAACGAACGAGAGTGCTAGTGCGGGACAAGTATGCGAGCGTGCAGGTGCGGGCGAACGAGAGTGCTAGTGCG
It encodes:
- a CDS encoding HAD hydrolase-like protein; this translates as MKPYVVFDFDGTIVQSKMLAVRLFNELSAKYGGRQIEDEEISRLSDLSIPDRLKALQVPLYKMPALVMEGKRRYREELSSLQPVSGIREAFVRLKENGHKLGILSSNTMDNIRGFLALHELAEFDVVHSATNMFGKDKAIRKMARSLDIGLDQLVYIGDELRDVQACRKIGVPIIAVTWGLDSAALLAEAGPDFLCHSAAELSGLIAKGIGTRG